The following proteins are co-located in the Bacteroidales bacterium genome:
- a CDS encoding HlyD family efflux transporter periplasmic adaptor subunit — MNKKLVIFMVSAFVLIVVVWYLMRQETSTVESIKVPVRYGKFIVDVNTTGELEAKSSENIYGPENLRSIQIWSDIRINQLIPEGTIVDSGAFVASLDQTEVMSKLKDLESELEKLESQYTKTMLDTSLNMRAARNELINLKFGLEEQQIKVEQSIYEPPAVQRQEAINYEKAQRAYDQAVENYVLRFEKSKAEMQEVTATLEQAQRRRERMLDILKQFTVYAPKRGMIIYRRDWRGRKTETGSTVNSWDNVVALLPDLSRMISKTYVNEIDISKVKTGQQVKVNIDAFPEREYSGIVSEVANIGEQRPGSDAKVFEVIIAVNESDTIMRPAMTTKNMIITAQIDSVLFIPIEALHSNDTISYVFQDVGMNTVKKQVLPGPTNNNEIIILEGLEQGDEVHIAIPENHADLKLVTLNK; from the coding sequence ATGAATAAAAAGTTGGTAATATTTATGGTTTCGGCATTCGTGCTCATTGTCGTTGTTTGGTACCTGATGCGACAAGAAACATCAACGGTAGAATCAATAAAGGTGCCGGTCAGATACGGGAAATTTATCGTTGATGTGAACACCACAGGCGAGCTTGAAGCAAAAAGTTCCGAAAACATCTACGGACCCGAAAACCTTCGTTCAATTCAAATCTGGAGTGACATAAGGATCAATCAGTTGATCCCTGAAGGTACCATTGTCGACTCAGGCGCTTTTGTTGCATCCCTTGATCAGACTGAGGTCATGAGTAAACTTAAAGACCTCGAGAGTGAATTGGAGAAACTGGAGTCCCAATATACCAAGACCATGCTCGACACGTCCCTCAACATGAGGGCTGCCCGTAATGAGCTGATAAACCTTAAGTTTGGCCTCGAAGAACAGCAGATCAAAGTTGAACAATCTATCTATGAACCCCCTGCAGTGCAGCGCCAGGAGGCCATCAACTACGAAAAGGCACAGCGTGCATACGACCAGGCTGTTGAAAATTATGTGCTCAGGTTTGAAAAATCGAAAGCTGAGATGCAGGAAGTCACGGCAACGCTTGAGCAGGCGCAGCGTCGCAGAGAACGTATGCTCGACATCCTCAAGCAATTCACCGTTTATGCCCCAAAACGGGGAATGATTATTTATCGCAGAGACTGGCGGGGAAGAAAAACCGAAACAGGATCAACCGTCAACTCCTGGGATAATGTGGTTGCTTTGCTACCCGACCTTTCGAGAATGATTTCGAAAACCTATGTTAACGAAATAGACATTTCAAAAGTGAAAACCGGCCAGCAGGTAAAGGTGAACATAGATGCTTTCCCCGAACGCGAATATTCGGGGATTGTCAGTGAAGTGGCAAATATTGGCGAACAACGCCCGGGCTCAGATGCTAAAGTGTTTGAAGTAATTATTGCTGTAAACGAGTCCGATACCATCATGCGTCCGGCCATGACCACTAAAAATATGATCATTACAGCTCAGATTGACAGTGTGCTTTTTATCCCGATTGAAGCTTTACACAGCAACGATACAATAAGTTATGTTTTTCAGGATGTGGGAATGAACACTGTAAAAAAACAGGTTTTGCCCGGTCCGACCAACAACAATGAAATTATCATTCTTGAGGGGTTGGAACAGGGAGATGAAGTGCACATTGCTATTCCTGAAAATCATGCAGATTTAAAACTTGTCACCCTCAACAAATAA
- a CDS encoding AAA family ATPase — protein MQYKSDVEAIDAFGEKIKLLRKEIAKVIVGQDEVVNNVIISIFSKGHVLLIGVPGLAKTLLVNTVSKVLGLTYSRIQFTPDLMPSDIIGTEILDQTRNFKFIKGPVFANIILADEINRTPPKTQSALLEAMQEKAITVAGKNYQLIEPFFVLATQNPIEQEGTYPLPEAQLDRFMFNIWLDYPSFQEEINVVKATTTTYEAKPEVVISSDEILYFQNLIRKIPVADNVYEYAVKLATKTRANRKESHPWANEYLTWGAGPRASQYLIVGAKCHAAINGKYSPDIEDVKSVATSILRHRIVRNYKAEAEGISIEKIINELLKDE, from the coding sequence ATGCAATACAAATCTGATGTTGAAGCAATTGATGCTTTTGGAGAAAAAATAAAACTATTACGAAAGGAAATTGCCAAAGTGATTGTCGGGCAGGATGAGGTGGTGAATAATGTCATCATTTCAATTTTTTCGAAAGGACACGTTCTCCTGATAGGTGTACCCGGCCTCGCAAAAACTTTGCTGGTGAATACTGTTTCGAAAGTGCTCGGCCTCACTTACAGCCGGATTCAGTTTACCCCCGACCTGATGCCTTCTGATATCATCGGAACGGAGATTCTTGACCAAACCCGGAATTTTAAATTCATCAAAGGACCTGTATTTGCAAACATCATCCTTGCCGATGAAATCAACCGTACGCCACCTAAAACGCAGTCGGCTCTTCTTGAGGCGATGCAGGAAAAAGCCATTACGGTTGCCGGTAAAAATTATCAGTTGATTGAGCCTTTCTTTGTGCTGGCTACCCAAAACCCGATCGAACAGGAGGGAACCTATCCTTTGCCCGAGGCACAACTCGACCGTTTCATGTTCAACATCTGGCTCGATTACCCGTCTTTTCAGGAGGAGATCAACGTGGTGAAAGCTACTACGACCACCTACGAAGCCAAGCCTGAAGTAGTAATCAGCAGTGATGAAATCTTATATTTCCAAAACCTGATCAGAAAAATACCGGTGGCAGACAATGTGTATGAATATGCTGTGAAGCTGGCCACCAAAACCCGGGCAAACCGCAAGGAATCACATCCATGGGCCAACGAATACCTGACCTGGGGAGCTGGTCCACGTGCATCCCAGTACCTCATTGTGGGAGCAAAATGTCATGCAGCGATAAATGGTAAATATTCTCCCGATATCGAAGATGTGAAAAGTGTAGCAACATCCATCCTGCGTCACAGAATTGTGCGCAATTACAAAGCAGAAGCAGAAGGTATCTCCATCGAAAAAATCATCAACGAGTTATTAAAAGATGAATAA
- a CDS encoding peptidylprolyl isomerase, translating to MNKTILIVLMITLFCFQQPASGQESKGVVIDEVVAVVGKEYILLSDIEQQYLQMRMQGGVKESEEATKCMILENLLFEKLLLHQAELDSVVVTPDQVNSELDRRMRYFIGQFGSQEKLEQFYDKSVTEFKSDLSDVIEKQILIEQVQQSITEFAEVSPSEVRKFFKNIPTDSIPLISSVVELAQIVKKPVISPEEKFEVRERLQSYRQRIVNGESFEALAVLYSEDPGSARQGGDIGLRGRGELYPEFETIAFKLDPGEISDIVETEAGFHIIQGIERRGDFMRVRHILMKPKVSPQELLNARNFLDSIAQLIRLDSLTFEEAVTKFSTDPSRNNAGIMINPNTGGTQWSPEELDPKVFFVIDKIEVGQLSTPVLMQDQDGSEAYRLLYLKKRTQPHRASLEEDYDQIQNWALFQKKSEIIKKWIVANSRKAFIRIDDSFLNCDFEHKWL from the coding sequence ATGAATAAAACAATCTTAATCGTTCTGATGATCACCCTCTTTTGTTTTCAACAACCTGCTTCAGGTCAGGAGTCAAAGGGTGTAGTGATTGACGAAGTGGTAGCTGTAGTGGGCAAAGAGTATATATTGCTATCCGACATTGAGCAGCAATATTTACAAATGCGAATGCAGGGCGGCGTAAAGGAGAGCGAAGAAGCCACCAAATGTATGATTTTGGAAAATTTGTTGTTCGAAAAACTGCTCTTACATCAGGCTGAACTGGATAGTGTTGTGGTCACGCCTGACCAGGTGAATTCGGAGTTAGACAGGAGAATGCGGTATTTTATCGGCCAGTTTGGCTCACAGGAAAAACTTGAGCAGTTCTATGATAAATCGGTGACTGAATTCAAAAGCGATCTCAGTGATGTGATCGAAAAGCAGATATTGATCGAACAGGTGCAGCAAAGTATTACCGAATTTGCTGAAGTTTCCCCTTCGGAGGTACGCAAGTTTTTCAAGAACATCCCGACCGACAGCATTCCGTTAATCAGTTCAGTGGTTGAGCTGGCTCAGATTGTCAAGAAACCGGTCATCTCGCCGGAGGAGAAATTTGAGGTCAGAGAACGTCTTCAATCCTACCGCCAACGGATTGTTAACGGTGAGAGTTTTGAAGCATTGGCTGTGCTCTATTCCGAAGATCCGGGTTCAGCACGACAGGGGGGTGATATTGGATTACGCGGACGTGGTGAACTTTACCCTGAATTTGAAACGATTGCTTTTAAACTTGATCCGGGTGAGATATCAGACATAGTCGAAACCGAAGCCGGATTTCATATCATCCAGGGTATTGAACGGCGCGGTGATTTTATGCGTGTCCGGCATATCCTGATGAAGCCCAAGGTATCTCCCCAGGAACTTTTAAATGCACGTAATTTTCTGGATAGCATTGCACAATTAATTCGACTTGATTCTCTCACGTTCGAGGAGGCAGTAACAAAATTCTCCACCGACCCATCACGCAACAACGCAGGTATTATGATCAACCCTAACACAGGGGGTACCCAATGGTCTCCAGAAGAATTGGATCCAAAAGTTTTCTTTGTAATTGACAAAATAGAGGTCGGACAGTTATCAACTCCCGTTTTGATGCAGGATCAGGATGGCAGCGAAGCCTACCGGTTACTCTATCTGAAAAAAAGAACCCAACCCCATCGTGCAAGTCTTGAGGAAGATTATGACCAGATACAGAACTGGGCGCTGTTTCAGAAAAAATCAGAGATTATAAAAAAATGGATCGTCGCCAATTCGCGTAAGGCATTTATTCGGATTGATGATAGTTTTCTTAATTGCGACTTTGAACACAAATGGCTTTAA
- a CDS encoding peptidylprolyl isomerase translates to MKHKQIPQLVKSTLLVAILTISTLTLFAQKDKDPVLLSIGNQNITVSEFMAVYQKNNVEGEVLDRKSLEEYLDLYINFKLKVKEAEDLGLDTVPSFINELKGYRDQLAKPYFVDEDLNNQMLEQAYERKKYDIRASHILITLDQFAPTQDTIEAYNKIMGIRKRIVENGEDFGEVAAEVSDDPSARDMAARGFQPARKGNKGDIGYFSVFDMVYPFEEAAYNLKVGEVSQPVRTQFGFHLVKLQDKKPALGRVQVAHLFLQTPQEPTDENNAQLKAKADSLYNALKSGAEWDTLVRKFSDDKSSSMNGGVLPWFSSNRMVPQFIDGIRTIADTGQISEPVLTSYGWHIIKLIDVKPIGTFEDEKANLKQSLTKDTRANLSKESIIRRIKQEAPFKKFDKAIEAFYNVIDSSIYSRKWEVEQAAGLNSVIARLGDKEYYQQEFAEYLAKNQSINPKETVVQFVDRSFDKFIEDNAIQYEDARLEEKHPEFKALVKEYRDGILLFELTDQKVWSKAIKDTTGLKDFYEKNRVNYMWGSRVDAILMTSTTKNGAEKAHAMAEQRMSVDQIKEAFNADETNEITITERKFPKEEDFIIDNIEWKKGISPVVQEKDDRFGFAVIKDLLDPETKSLSEARGIITADYQNYLEQEWLKQLREKYTVTVNQDVLSTIK, encoded by the coding sequence GTGAAACACAAACAAATACCGCAACTGGTCAAATCAACACTGCTTGTTGCCATTTTAACCATCTCAACGCTTACCCTGTTTGCTCAAAAAGACAAAGACCCCGTTTTGCTGAGTATCGGGAATCAAAACATCACTGTTTCGGAATTCATGGCCGTTTATCAAAAAAACAACGTTGAAGGCGAGGTGCTTGATCGTAAGTCGCTTGAGGAGTATCTTGATTTGTACATCAATTTTAAACTAAAGGTAAAAGAGGCCGAAGACTTGGGTCTTGACACGGTTCCCTCATTTATAAACGAGTTGAAAGGATACCGTGATCAATTGGCCAAGCCATATTTTGTGGACGAGGATTTAAACAATCAAATGCTTGAACAGGCTTATGAGCGAAAGAAATATGACATCCGCGCCAGCCATATCCTCATCACCCTTGACCAGTTTGCCCCCACACAAGATACCATTGAAGCCTACAACAAAATTATGGGAATCAGAAAGCGGATAGTCGAAAACGGAGAAGATTTCGGTGAAGTTGCTGCCGAGGTTTCTGACGACCCGTCTGCTCGCGATATGGCTGCACGCGGCTTCCAGCCTGCCCGTAAAGGAAACAAAGGCGATATCGGTTATTTCTCAGTTTTCGATATGGTCTATCCATTCGAGGAGGCAGCATACAATTTGAAAGTTGGCGAGGTTTCACAACCGGTCAGAACCCAATTTGGATTCCATTTGGTAAAACTTCAGGATAAAAAGCCTGCGCTTGGAAGGGTACAGGTTGCACATCTCTTTTTGCAAACGCCCCAGGAACCCACTGATGAAAACAATGCTCAACTGAAAGCAAAAGCCGACTCTCTTTATAATGCACTGAAATCGGGTGCTGAATGGGACACTTTGGTTCGGAAATTTTCCGACGATAAAAGTTCCTCAATGAATGGCGGAGTACTCCCATGGTTCAGCTCCAATCGTATGGTGCCGCAGTTTATCGATGGCATCCGGACTATTGCAGATACCGGACAGATTTCTGAGCCTGTGTTAACCTCCTATGGATGGCACATCATCAAGCTGATTGATGTTAAACCTATCGGTACTTTCGAAGACGAAAAAGCTAACCTGAAACAAAGTCTGACAAAGGACACCCGTGCTAATTTAAGCAAGGAGTCCATCATAAGGCGAATTAAACAAGAAGCCCCATTCAAGAAATTTGACAAAGCGATTGAAGCCTTTTACAATGTGATTGATTCAAGCATTTACAGCAGAAAATGGGAAGTTGAACAAGCCGCCGGCCTAAATAGTGTGATTGCCAGGTTAGGCGACAAGGAATATTATCAACAGGAGTTTGCTGAATATCTGGCCAAAAATCAGTCTATCAATCCAAAGGAAACCGTAGTTCAATTTGTTGACCGTAGCTTTGATAAATTCATCGAAGACAACGCAATACAATACGAAGATGCCCGCCTTGAGGAAAAACATCCAGAGTTTAAAGCGCTGGTTAAAGAATACCGTGACGGCATCTTGCTCTTTGAACTTACGGATCAGAAAGTATGGAGTAAAGCCATTAAAGATACGACAGGATTAAAAGATTTTTATGAAAAGAACCGGGTGAATTACATGTGGGGAAGCAGGGTTGATGCTATCCTGATGACTTCAACAACAAAAAATGGAGCTGAGAAGGCCCATGCCATGGCAGAGCAGCGAATGAGTGTTGATCAGATCAAAGAAGCCTTCAACGCTGACGAAACCAATGAGATCACTATCACCGAAAGAAAATTCCCAAAGGAGGAAGACTTTATCATTGACAATATTGAGTGGAAAAAAGGGATATCACCGGTTGTTCAAGAAAAAGATGACCGTTTTGGATTTGCAGTGATCAAAGATTTACTTGACCCGGAAACAAAATCATTAAGCGAAGCCAGGGGTATAATTACAGCTGATTATCAAAATTATCTTGAGCAGGAGTGGTTGAAACAATTGAGGGAGAAATATACTGTAACAGTTAACCAGGACGTTCTTTCGACAATAAAATAG
- the guaB gene encoding IMP dehydrogenase, translating into MVQYQDKFTGEGLTYDDVLLLPAYSEVLPREVDLSTHFTTGIRMNIPIVSAAMDTVTEHKLAIAIAQEGGIGVLHKNMDIEKQGIEVKKVKRAENGMILNPITLDKTARVEDALHIMKEFSIGGIPVVDKENRLVGIITNRDLRFERNLFRPVDEIMTKENLVTTTEFTDFEKAGDILQQYKIEKLPVVDKDFRLVGLITYKDIIKIKARPNACKDERGRLRVAAAVGVGADTMDRVDELVLNQVDAIVIDTAHGHSRGVLETTRMIRQKYPDLQLVVGNIGTAEAARDLVKAGANAVKVGIGPGSICTTRIIAGVGIPQLSAVYEVARAIKNTGIPVIADGGIRYTGDIAKAIAAGANSIMAGSLFAGVDESPGDTIIFEGRKYKTYRGMGSIEAMQMGSKDRYFQDMEDDIKKLVPEGIVGRVPFKGTLSEVIHQLVGGLRAGMGYTGSRNINDLQKARFIKITAAGVTESHPHDITITREAPNYSKF; encoded by the coding sequence ATGGTTCAATATCAAGATAAATTTACCGGCGAGGGATTGACCTACGATGATGTGTTGCTGCTTCCGGCATATAGCGAAGTATTGCCCCGCGAAGTAGACCTATCAACGCATTTCACCACCGGCATCCGGATGAACATTCCAATTGTATCAGCGGCAATGGATACAGTAACTGAGCATAAACTCGCCATCGCTATTGCACAGGAGGGTGGCATTGGTGTGTTGCACAAAAACATGGATATTGAGAAGCAGGGTATTGAAGTGAAAAAGGTTAAGCGTGCCGAGAATGGAATGATTCTCAACCCGATCACGCTTGACAAGACAGCAAGGGTGGAGGATGCTCTGCATATCATGAAAGAATTTAGTATCGGAGGAATTCCGGTGGTTGATAAAGAAAACCGTCTGGTGGGTATCATTACTAACCGCGACTTGCGTTTTGAGAGAAATCTGTTCCGTCCTGTGGACGAAATCATGACCAAGGAAAACCTTGTAACTACCACGGAATTTACCGATTTTGAAAAAGCAGGAGACATTCTTCAGCAATATAAAATTGAAAAACTACCGGTAGTTGATAAGGATTTCAGGCTGGTCGGACTGATCACCTATAAAGACATCATTAAAATTAAAGCCAGACCAAATGCATGCAAGGATGAACGTGGACGACTGCGTGTAGCAGCGGCCGTAGGTGTTGGTGCTGATACAATGGACCGGGTTGATGAGTTGGTGCTAAACCAGGTGGACGCTATTGTAATAGATACTGCCCATGGCCATTCAAGGGGTGTTTTAGAGACCACGAGAATGATCAGGCAAAAATATCCCGATCTTCAACTGGTTGTTGGAAACATTGGTACTGCCGAGGCTGCCCGTGACCTTGTGAAAGCCGGAGCCAATGCAGTAAAGGTTGGTATTGGGCCGGGGTCAATCTGCACCACAAGAATTATTGCTGGTGTTGGCATTCCTCAACTTTCGGCGGTGTATGAAGTGGCACGTGCAATTAAAAATACCGGTATTCCGGTGATTGCTGACGGCGGAATCCGCTATACCGGAGATATTGCAAAAGCTATTGCTGCAGGTGCAAATTCAATCATGGCCGGCTCACTTTTTGCCGGTGTGGATGAATCACCCGGAGACACCATCATTTTTGAGGGCAGAAAATATAAAACCTACAGGGGTATGGGCTCAATCGAAGCCATGCAAATGGGATCGAAGGATCGCTATTTCCAGGATATGGAAGACGACATTAAAAAATTAGTACCTGAAGGGATCGTTGGCAGAGTACCTTTTAAAGGAACATTGAGCGAAGTAATCCATCAGCTGGTAGGTGGCCTCCGGGCTGGCATGGGTTACACGGGCTCGCGTAATATAAATGATCTGCAAAAAGCGAGATTCATCAAAATCACCGCTGCCGGTGTTACTGAGAGCCATCCTCACGACATCACCATTACACGTGAGGCGCCGAACTACAGCAAATTTTAG
- a CDS encoding NUDIX domain-containing protein, producing MNEQIKSINLRVYGIVINEKHQLLVTDEFRLGLRMTKLPGGGLNPGEGTIDCLKREFMEELGQEIIGIDHFYTTDYFQVTSLLKEPQQLISIYYLVKILSWHQIETKEKPFDFEDVDGAQSFRWVDLESFQTVELTFPIDRKVLKMLKEKNFSNR from the coding sequence ATGAACGAACAGATCAAAAGCATCAACCTCAGGGTTTATGGAATTGTTATCAATGAGAAACATCAGCTTTTAGTCACAGATGAATTCCGGTTGGGATTGCGCATGACCAAACTCCCTGGTGGAGGGCTAAATCCTGGAGAAGGAACAATTGATTGTCTTAAGCGCGAATTCATGGAAGAGTTAGGACAGGAAATTATAGGGATAGATCATTTCTATACTACCGATTACTTCCAGGTTACCAGTTTGTTGAAAGAACCACAGCAGTTGATCAGTATCTATTATCTGGTAAAGATATTATCATGGCATCAAATTGAAACAAAAGAAAAGCCTTTTGACTTTGAGGATGTAGATGGTGCTCAATCCTTTCGCTGGGTTGATCTGGAGTCATTTCAGACTGTAGAACTTACCTTCCCGATTGATCGGAAAGTGCTGAAAATGCTAAAAGAAAAGAATTTTTCAAACCGCTAA
- a CDS encoding GHKL domain-containing protein has protein sequence MLFVFYLLALLFFIGFIYEIYLRIFSGRGKNLLFLTAFIFDIILIRVVLFYFKIPNILYNSSFFGPHYYAHSELIPSLGDLFINMIFLLLIAFFVFYHYKFSWKITRRKPFFRYFFSFSLMLHFFIFFNGLIFIYDSLINDSIVSVNLNNIFSLSWMSMLSFLIISISILTYLLITSKMAFMAFKAAGRISTYAILALSVLAVWAVFCSFYGKCNWVYISFVLLYILSFGGFFHIGKWKFNLSIIVFYILMFSLITTYALHTYNNEKEREHRKFLALYLASDQRDPVAEYLFDKNVNIILSDSIINYFIYTNTSQSNNLDSVEKYLSRVYFSDYWRKYDHQITVCNSVDFLIVKPDEKELECWAFFENMIRNSGKATQNPYLYFLNFGPADYGYIAVLEYNNKLPESLPIRIFVELTPKYVARDLGFPELLIDREIIRSPDLSEYSYAKYQHGELQQRVGKYFYNFTLASYLPNEVKNSFIDQNNYNHFIYHIDESRDLIISKKNKTILDVIAPFSYLFLFYALFSGIIFTFFILPFSYHKISFNFRTRLQLSMSAVILFSFLVIGIFTLFYIQNLNAQKNNDILSEKTHSILVEMQHKLFNEEQIDEYLTPYVGDLLVKFSNVFFTDINLFNLDGKLIASSRKQIYDEKLIGTQMNPRAYKELSMKSSSLFIQNENIGKQDYLSAYIPFVNERNKVIAYLNLPYFAKENDLKREISTFLVAYINIYVILIAISIIIALIISNYVSRPIKLIMGKIAGLNLGGKNEKIEWRHADEIGQLVNAYNRMVDELAISAELLARSERESAWREMAKQVAHEIKNPLTPMKLSVQHLQRAWTQDSPNWAGRLDKFTQTMIEQIDALSIIATEFSDFAKMPATRKQAVNVVDIMQTTINLFRNYVNITITLSFSEEQVIVFADKDQLLRAFNNLIKNAVQAIGRKSSGTINVEVKKENQQCIIKVSDNGMGISPELTEKIFSPYFTTKTSGMGLGLAIVKSIIANSDGQISFESKQGSGTVFTISLPFIENSLYV, from the coding sequence ATGCTTTTCGTGTTCTATCTTTTAGCACTGCTGTTCTTTATCGGATTCATTTATGAGATTTATCTCAGAATTTTCAGTGGGAGAGGTAAAAACCTGTTGTTTTTGACTGCTTTTATTTTTGATATTATCCTGATTAGGGTCGTTCTGTTCTACTTTAAGATTCCAAACATTCTTTACAATTCCAGCTTTTTTGGCCCACATTATTATGCGCATTCGGAATTGATTCCTTCGCTTGGAGACCTTTTCATAAATATGATATTTCTACTACTCATTGCATTCTTCGTTTTCTATCACTATAAATTCAGTTGGAAAATCACGCGACGGAAACCTTTCTTCAGGTATTTCTTTTCATTTTCTCTGATGTTACATTTTTTTATTTTCTTCAATGGCCTGATTTTCATCTACGACAGTCTTATCAACGATTCTATTGTGTCAGTTAATCTTAACAACATTTTTAGCCTTTCCTGGATGAGCATGCTGTCCTTTCTAATCATTTCTATTTCAATATTAACCTATTTATTGATTACTTCAAAAATGGCCTTTATGGCGTTTAAGGCTGCTGGTAGAATATCTACTTATGCGATTTTAGCCCTTTCTGTCCTTGCTGTATGGGCTGTGTTTTGTTCATTTTATGGGAAGTGCAATTGGGTTTACATTTCATTTGTTCTATTATACATTCTATCTTTTGGGGGTTTCTTTCATATTGGCAAATGGAAATTCAATCTTAGCATTATCGTTTTTTACATTCTGATGTTTTCGCTCATCACTACCTATGCTTTACATACCTACAATAATGAGAAAGAGCGAGAACACCGGAAGTTTTTAGCTTTATACCTGGCATCTGACCAACGCGATCCAGTAGCCGAGTATTTATTTGATAAAAACGTCAATATCATTTTATCCGACTCCATAATTAATTATTTCATTTATACTAACACATCACAATCAAACAACCTCGATTCAGTTGAAAAATACTTAAGCAGAGTGTATTTTTCTGATTACTGGCGCAAATATGATCATCAAATAACAGTTTGCAATAGCGTTGATTTTCTGATTGTTAAACCAGATGAAAAAGAGTTGGAATGTTGGGCATTTTTTGAAAACATGATCAGGAATTCGGGAAAAGCAACACAAAATCCCTATTTATATTTTTTGAATTTTGGACCTGCAGACTATGGTTACATAGCAGTTTTGGAATATAACAATAAATTGCCCGAATCTCTGCCTATCAGGATTTTTGTGGAACTCACACCCAAATATGTAGCTCGGGATCTGGGTTTTCCTGAATTGCTGATTGATCGTGAAATAATAAGAAGTCCTGATCTTTCGGAGTATTCGTATGCCAAATATCAGCATGGTGAATTGCAGCAGCGTGTAGGAAAGTATTTCTATAATTTCACCCTTGCAAGTTACTTGCCAAATGAAGTGAAGAATTCATTCATTGATCAGAACAACTACAATCACTTTATTTATCATATAGATGAATCACGTGATCTTATCATCAGCAAAAAAAATAAAACGATTCTTGACGTTATTGCACCATTTTCCTATTTGTTTCTGTTCTATGCGCTCTTTTCAGGGATCATATTTACTTTTTTCATACTTCCATTTTCCTACCATAAAATCAGTTTTAATTTCCGGACAAGATTGCAACTTTCGATGTCTGCTGTTATTTTATTCTCATTTTTGGTAATCGGTATTTTTACGTTGTTTTATATCCAAAACCTAAATGCTCAGAAAAACAATGATATTTTGAGCGAAAAAACTCATTCGATACTTGTTGAAATGCAACATAAGCTTTTTAATGAAGAGCAAATTGATGAATATCTTACACCATATGTAGGTGATCTTCTGGTAAAGTTTTCAAATGTGTTTTTTACTGATATCAATTTATTCAACCTGGATGGGAAGCTCATCGCCTCTTCCCGTAAGCAGATTTATGATGAGAAATTGATCGGTACGCAGATGAATCCCAGAGCATACAAAGAGCTATCGATGAAAAGCAGTTCGCTGTTTATTCAAAATGAAAATATCGGAAAGCAAGACTATTTGTCGGCCTATATCCCATTTGTAAATGAGAGAAATAAAGTGATTGCTTATTTAAATCTTCCCTATTTCGCTAAGGAAAACGACCTGAAGCGTGAAATCTCAACCTTTCTTGTGGCATATATTAATATTTATGTTATTCTGATTGCTATTTCGATCATTATAGCTTTAATCATTTCCAATTATGTTTCACGCCCCATTAAGCTAATTATGGGTAAGATCGCTGGTCTTAACCTTGGCGGGAAAAATGAAAAGATTGAATGGAGGCATGCAGATGAAATCGGGCAGCTTGTAAATGCCTATAACCGAATGGTTGATGAATTAGCAATCAGCGCTGAGCTGCTAGCCCGATCAGAACGTGAAAGTGCCTGGCGTGAGATGGCCAAGCAGGTAGCACATGAAATTAAAAACCCGTTAACTCCAATGAAACTCAGCGTTCAGCACCTACAACGCGCTTGGACCCAGGACTCACCTAACTGGGCTGGCAGGCTGGACAAGTTCACGCAAACAATGATAGAACAAATTGATGCTCTTTCGATCATTGCTACCGAGTTTTCGGATTTTGCCAAAATGCCGGCAACCCGAAAGCAGGCGGTAAATGTGGTTGACATTATGCAAACCACAATCAACTTATTTAGAAATTATGTGAACATCACCATCACATTGAGTTTTTCAGAAGAACAAGTGATTGTATTTGCAGATAAAGATCAATTGCTTCGGGCATTTAATAACCTGATTAAAAACGCTGTGCAAGCCATTGGCCGCAAATCATCAGGTACTATTAATGTTGAAGTAAAGAAAGAAAATCAGCAGTGTATTATCAAGGTCTCGGATAACGGAATGGGCATTTCCCCAGAGTTAACTGAAAAAATCTTCTCCCCATATTTCACTACAAAAACAAGTGGAATGGGCCTTGGTCTTGCCATCGTAAAAAGTATCATTGCAAATTCGGATGGGCAAATTAGTTTTGAGTCCAAACAAGGAAGTGGTACGGTGTTTACAATTAGCCTGCCGTTTATCGAAAACTCCTTGTACGTGTAA